The Megalobrama amblycephala isolate DHTTF-2021 linkage group LG13, ASM1881202v1, whole genome shotgun sequence genome contains a region encoding:
- the LOC125243880 gene encoding uncharacterized protein LOC125243880 isoform X1: protein MKALVCILLLLETFEFVAQQQVDGGLNENEISQQISSEDGRQNPPQTDTLRAEASTDSQQYCDLGIPDIHAALRELTATVTEQKGNIRELTATVTEQKEKNRELTTTVTEQKENIRELTATVTEQKENIRALEARLRDEMNKKNEEMSNLTLGQVEELRKENRDREIAFSAGLMESGSGYVGPFTTDITLTYKKVFTNIGNAYNPITGIFTAPLKGAYMFRISIYGHGGTKATVSIYKNGEHMVVAYDVQAQDRLNSSNGVVLLLEVGDVVYVRLWSGMRIYDNQNNLNTFSGFLLFPLREQELCRM from the exons ATGAAGGCTTTAGTAtgtatactgctgctgttggaaacCTTTGAGTTTGTCGCCCAGCAGCAGGTAGATGGAGGACTCAATGAGAAtgagatcagtcaacagatcAGCTCTGAGGACGGAAGACAGAATCCACCTCAAACAGACACTTTGAGAGCTGAAGCTTCAACTGACAGCCAACAATACTGCGATCTGGGCATCCCTGACATCCATGCAGCACTgcgagaactgaccgccaccgttacagagcagaaaggaaacatcagagaactgaccgccacagttacagagcagaaagaaaagaacagagaaCTGACCACCActgttacagagcagaaagaaaacatcagagaactgaccgccaccgttacagagcagaaagaaaacatcagagcTTTAGAGGCGCGACTGAGAGATGAGatgaacaagaaaaatgaag AAATGTCAAATCTTACTCTGGGTCAAGTGGAGGAGTTGAGAAAGGAAAATAGAG acagagaaatagcTTTTTCAGCTGGACTGATGGAATCTGGCAGTGGATATGTTGGACCTTTTACCACTGACATCACACTAACCTACAAGAAAGTCTTCACAAACATAGGGAACGCCTACAACCCAATTACAG GTATTTTCACAGCCCCACTAAAAGGAGCGTACATGTTCAGAATCTCTATATACGGTCATGGTGGAACCAAAGCAACTGTATCCATTTATAAGAATGGAGAGCACATGGTTGTAGCATATGATGTTCAGGCTCAGGATCGGTTAAACTCCTCGAATGGAGTTGTGTTGCTCCTGGAGGTTGGAGATGTTGTATATGTGAGACTTTGGTCTGGCATGAGGATATATGATAACCAGAATAACCTCAACACTTTTAGTGGTTTCCTGCTGTTTCCTTTAAGAGAACAAGAGCTTTGCAGAATGTGA